The proteins below are encoded in one region of Anoplopoma fimbria isolate UVic2021 breed Golden Eagle Sablefish chromosome 19, Afim_UVic_2022, whole genome shotgun sequence:
- the LOC129108204 gene encoding pro-neuregulin-4, membrane-bound isoform-like: MSVEHGALCNGQEDTYCMNGGTCYKILSINTLSCVCKENYKGSRCEEFQLFSINTKAQEAGLIAAVVIVVLLLLVVLAVVIYFIRKMLKAKQQSQQNIQQQYWRVKPRV; the protein is encoded by the exons ATGTCTGTAGAACATGGAGCACTTTGTAATGGGCAGGAGGACACTTATTGCATGAACGGAGGGACATGCTATAAAATACTTTCCATCAATACACTCTCGTGTGt GTGCAAAGAAAATTACAAAGGCAGCCGTTGTGAGGAGTTCCAGCTCTTCAGCATAAACACCAAGGCACAAGAAGCAGGGTTAATTGCAGCCGTGGTCAttgttgtcctcctcctcttagtGGTGCTGGCAGTTGTTATCTACTTCATCCGCAA GATGTTGAAAGCCAAGCAACAGAGCCAACAGAACATTCAACAACAGTATTGGAGAGTAAAACCCAGAGTATGA